Sequence from the Streptomyces sp. NBC_00440 genome:
GCGGTCCAAAAGGCAGCAGCCTACGGTTGATCGGGACACTGACCGCATCGTCACTCAGGAGACACCAGCGCATGAATACGCCACCATCGCCGTCGTCGTCGCTGTCTTCGTCGTCATCGCCGTTGCCAATGTCGCCCGAAGCAGGGCGAGCTGAGGGGTCATCGGTCCGGATCGGCGCTCTCGTTCCGCTGACTCGGCCTGGCTGGGTCGAGGCAGGCCGGCACTTGCTCTCCGGGCTCCAGCTGGCCGTTGGCGAAGTCAATGACGCCGGCGGGATCCTCGGAAGGCCACTGGAGCTGGTGGTCCGGGACACCGCTGCTGATCCGCAGAAGGCCGCGGCGGCCGTGGATGAATTGGCCCGGCTGGGCGTGGTTGCCGTGGCCGGGGAGTACCACAGCGTCGTCGCTCGCGCCGCTGCCGCCAGGGCGGACGCCCTCGGTCTGCCGTTCCTCTGCTCGTCAGCGGTGCTCGACGCGCTCACCGAAGAGCCAACGCAATGGGTCGCGCGCCTCGCCCCCGCGCAGTCGCACGGCTGGCAGATCTACGCGGACTTCCTCCTCGGCGCGGGCCACACTCGCATCGCCATAGCAGCCGAGCCGAGTGTCTACTGGGCGTCCGGAGCCCGCATTCTGCGGGACTACCTCGCTCCGCGCGGCGGCACCGTCACCGAACTCGACGCGCGCGCGCTCGCCCCCGCAGCCCTGTGCGACGCGCTCGTCGACCAGCGTGCGACGGCCCTCCTTCTTCTGGTCGGCCACCCCGACCCGGCCGTGCCGATCGTCAAGTCGGTCCGCCGCGACCAGCGCCTCGCCGAGATCATGATCGGTGCTCCGGCCGGGCAGCCGGAGTTCGCCGAATGGGCGGCGTTGCTGGGCGACGACGGCGCCGCGATTCCGTTCCTGCGCTACCTGCCCGAGCGCCTCGGCCCACTCGGTGTGCGGGTCGGGACGGCCCTCCGCGAGGGGCTGGGCGAAGCGCCGTCCTTCGTCGCCTTCGAGGGCTACGACACGGTCACCGTCCTCGCCGATGTGCTGCGCTCGCACGGCGCGGACCGGGCACGCACCGCCGAAGCCTGGCCGGGCGTCGCGGTCGAAGGCACCCGCGGGCCGATCCGGTTCTCCCGTACGCCCGGCATCAGCGTGTGGCAATGGGCTTGGACGCCGGTCCAGGTCGTTGACCGGGATCCGGCGGAACCCGGTCGCTTCCGGGTCCTTCACACCGGCTGAGCGAGCGCGGAGGTCCGATCGCGGGGGGGGGCGGACGCGGTGGGTTCCGGACGGGGTGACGTGTGACGGTGACGGGGTCATGGTCCTGCGAGCTCCTCCGGGACCGGGGTGGTGAGGGGGGAAGCGGTGACGTGCCGTGCGAGCGCCCACACAGCCAGCGCGGCGACGGCGTAGACAGCCCCGAGCAGGCAGGACGCCCACCACCCCGCAGAGGTGTACGCCCAGGTCGTGGTGGTGGCGCCGAGAGCGGAGCCGAGTGAGTAGAAGGCCATGTAGGCGCCGATGACGCTGCTGGAGCGTTCGGGGTGCGCGGCGGTGAGGAGGTGCTGGTTGCTCACATGCACGGCCTGGACCGCGAAGTCGAGCAGTACGACGCCCATGACGAGCAGCCACAGAGTCGGTGTCGTCCGTGTGGTGAGCATCCAGGACGCGGCCAGCAGCGCCAGCGACCAGCCGGTGACGGTCCGGGCGTGCCCCGCGTCGGCCCAGACGCCCGCCCGCGAGGCGGCCACCGCGCCGATGAGGCCGGCAAGGCCGAACAGCCCGATGGCTGACGTACCGAGATGCCATGGTGCGGCCCCCAACGGCAGCGCCAGCCCGCTCCACAGGGTGCCGAAGGACGCGAACAGGAAGAACGCGATCAGTCCCCGGCTGAGGAAGAGCCGGTCGGTGACGACGAGGCGTACCGGGGTGGCGAGGACGTCCCGGTAGCGGGCACGCACAGGCCGGACGTCGGGGTGCAGGGTCAGGTGCGCGATCAGGGCGAGGGCGATGCAGAGCACGGCGAGTACGGCGTAGACGGCCCGCCAGCCGACGCTGTCTCCCAGCACGCCCGCGAGCACACGGACGCCGAGAATCCCGAGCACCACCCCCGAGGTGACCGTGCCGATGTTGCGGCCGCGCTCGCCTGCCGGCGAGGTGGCCGCGACGTAGGCGACCGTGATCTGCACCACCACCGCGAACAGACCCGCCACCGCCAGACCGGCCCCGGCGATCACCCCGCTGGGCGCGAGAGACGTGATCGTCGCACCTGCGCCGGCGAGGATCAGATGCCCGACGATCAGCTTGCGCCGGTCGAGGACATCCCCGAGGGGAACCAGCAGCACGAGCCCGGCGAAGTAGCCGAGTTGACCGATCGCGACCAGCCATCCCAGCGTCGACTCAGCCAGCCCGAGGTCGCTGCCCGCACCCTCCAGCACCGGCTGGATCGCGTAGATCGTGGACACCGCCACCGCGCACACCGACGCCAGCACCAGACGTTGACCGCTTGTGATCGTCGACGACATCCCTGCCCACCCCCATTGACATCGATTGGTTGCGATCTGAAACCGTTTGGAGCGTAGGGCATAATGGTTTCGATCTGCAACTCATTCCGGAGGAGTCCGATGATGGACGCGGTGCCGACCGACCAGAAGGGGACCGACCTCCAACGGAACGACCCGAACTGGGCCGACCAGAAGTGGACCGACCCGGCGTGCCCGGTCGCGCGCGCGGTCGATCTCGTCGGCGACCGGTGGAGCCTGCTGATCGTCCGTGACGCGATGGATGGCGCGGCGTCGTTCACCGATTTCCTGGGCCGCCTCGGCGTCGCCCGCAACATCCTCAGCGACCGGCTCCGGAAGCTCACCGCGCACGGCATCCTCGCCACGAGCACTCCCCCCGGAGCCAAGCGCCACACGTACCAACTCACGGACGCCGGACGCGAGTTGTTCACGATCATCGCCGCGCTCAGGCAGTGGGGAGAACGCCACGCCTTCGCCCCCGGCGAGGACCACTCCGTCCTGACCGACCGCGACGGACGGGAAGTGCCGCGCTTCCACGTGCTGGACCGGAGCGGCCGGCCCGTCACGGCAACGACGTCACACGTACGCAAGGTCGGCGAACAACGCCCCTAGCCGCCTCGGACCGGCAGGACCGGCAGGACCGGCAGAACCGGCAGGACCGGCAGGACCGGCGAGGACCGGCGAGGACCGGCGAGGACCGGCGGTCCTCAGGTACCGCGTACCGCCCATGTCAGCGAGGGATGTCAGCGGTGTCAGCGGGCGTGTCAGCGGCGTGACAGGCCGGTGACAGCCCCGGTGGGGACCGTAGAGGCATGAAAACTTCGGCGATTGCGGTTTCAGGCCTGCGGAAGGCATACGGCGACAAAGTCGTGCTCGACGGCATCGACTTCGATGTCGCCGCCGGATCGGTCTTCTCCATGCTCGGCCCGAACGGGGCGGGCAAGACAACAACGGTGAACGTCCTGACGACGTTGATGAAAGCCGACGCCGGGACGGTGCGCATCGCCGGGCACGACGTGGCGACCGCGACCAGGGACGTACGCCCGCTCATCGGCGTCACCGGTCAGTTCGCGGCAGTGGACGAGCTGCTGACCGGCCGGGAGAACCTGCAGCTGATGGCGGATCTGAAGCGCGTGCGCTCCGGCGACCGGGTGGTCACGCGGCTCCTTGAACGGTTCGATCTGGTGGAGTCGGCGCAGAAGATGGTGTCGACGTACTCCGGCGGTATGCGCCGGAAGCTGGACCTGGCGATGACGCTGGTCGGCAGCCCGCAGATCATCTTCCTGGACGAGCCGACGACGGGTCTCGACCCGCGCAGCAGGCGCACGATGTGGGGCATCGTCCGCGAGCTGGTGGCCGACGGCACCACCATCTTCCTCACCACCCAGTACCTGGAGGAAGCCGACCAGCTCGCCGACCGGATCGCGGTGCTCAACAACGGTCACCTGGTCGCCCAGGGCACCCCCGAGGAGCTCAAGCGCCAGATCCCCGGCACCCACGTCCGGCTCCGGTTCGCCGGCCTGCACGAACTCGACGCGGCCGCACGGGTCCTGGCCGGGTCCACGCGGGACGACGAGGAACTGACCCTGCGGGTGGCCGGCGACGGTACGTCGAGGTCGCTGCGGGCGCTCCTCGACCGGCTCGACGAGCACGCACTCGACGCCGCGGAGTTCTCCGTACACACACCGGACCTCGACGACGTCTTTCTCGCCCTGACCGAGCACACGAGCACGAGCACGGACGCGAACGCGAACGCGAACACCGACACCAGCACCAGCACCAGCACCAGCACCAGCACCAGCACCAACACCGCCGCGACTACTGAGGAGATGGCCCAGTGAGTACTGTTCCGATGCCGTTGGCCGATTCGGCGATCATGTTGCGCCGCAACCTGAAGCACAACCTGCGGAACCCGACCACGGTGTTCAACGCGGTCCTGTTCCCGATCGTGATGATGCTCATGTTCGTCAAGGTGTTCGGCGGCGCGTTCGACGTCGGCGTCGACTACATCGACTACGCGACGCCAGGGCTGCTCGTCATGGCCATCAGTTACGGGCTCGGGGCCACCTCGACAGCCGTGAACTCCGACATGACGACGGGCGTCATCAACCGGTTCAAGGTCATGGACGTCTCCCGCGGTGCCGTGCTGACCGGGCACGTCATCGTCACCGCAGTGCGCTGCCTGGTGGCCTGCGCGGCCATCATCGGGGTGGCCTTCGCGATGGGGTTCGCCCCGGACGCGAGTGCCCTCGACTGGCTCGGCGTGATCGGTCTCATCGTGCTGCTCAGCTTCGCGGCCGGCTGGCTCACCGTCGCCCTGGGGCTGGCCGCGAAGACCGCGGAGTCGGCGGGGCTCGCCGCCGTACCGCTGATCATGCTGCCGTTCCTGAGCAGCGCGTTCGTGCCCGCCGACTCGATGGGGGCGGGCGTGCGGCAGTTCGCTGAGTACCAGCCCTTCACGCCCATCATCGAGACGCTGCGCGGTCTCCTCGCGGGCCACCCGTCGGGCGGCGACGCGATCGCGGCCCTCGCCTGGTGCGTCGGGTTCCTCGTCCTCGGATACGTATGGGCGGTCTCCACGTTCAAGAAGCGAGCGTGACCTCGACCAGCCGGGACCAGTCGGACCGCGTCCCCTCCAGAGCCGCCTCGGCGAACCGCGCGTCGCCGAGGCGGCTCCGTGCGGCCTGCTCGATCCGGGCCACGTCCGGGTGAGAGCGGTACGGAAGCCCGCGTACGTCCGCGCTCGCCGCGAGCAGCCGCGCCGCCTGCTCGGGCTCGTCGCGGCGCAGCGCCAGGTCCGCGGCCCCGACGAGCACATGCGCGATCAGCGGTACGTGTCCCGCCTCGGCCGCCGCCTCGCAGGCCGCCGCGCGGTGCGCCCGGGCCTCGCCGAGGTCGTCGGCGAGGTAGCCGAGCAGGTCGTGCGCCACCGCGCGATGGTGTGCATGTCGCGCCTCCTCACCCAACTCCGCTGTGGCGACGTCAAGTTGCCGGCGTGCTTCCTCGGCATCGCCGCTCCACCGGGCGAGTTCCGCCTTCGCGAGGGCCAGCTCGGCCAGCGCGTCCGGCCAGGTGACCCGCTCTGCGAACCGCTCCGCCTCGGCGATGGCGGCCGCGCAGGCGCCCTCGTCGCCGAGCAGCCAGTACAGCTGCGCCTGCCGCGACCGCATCCGGATGACGTCCTCGGTGGCGCCGACCTCGGTGACGACCGCGATCGCCTGCTCGTAGTACGCGCACGCGTCGGCGAACTCGCCGCGCACGGCCATCCGGTCCGCCAGCTCGGTCTGGGCGAACGAGATCCCGAACCGTTCGCCGAGCGCCCGGAACTCGGCGAGCGCCATCTCCAGGTACGTGTCTGCGTCTCGACCGCCCTGACCGGCCATGATCCGCATCTTGCCCAGGTGCAGCCGGGCCAGCGCACGCACCCAGGGATCCTCGTCGTCGAGCAGCGGCTCGAACGCCGTCAGGAACGCGCCGGGCTCCTGCACCATCCGTTCCAGCGCGTCGACGAGCCCCAGCAGCGGGTAGCGGCGGCTGTGTCCGCCGCTCCGGCTGTACCGGTACGCCTGGTGGATCCACTCCGCGGCCTGGTGTTCGTCGCCCCGCCCGGAGCTCACGAACAGCACGACCAGCGCGTACACCATGGCCCGGACGTCGTCCGTCACCTCGCCCGGCGTCCTGGTGGCCGCTGTGATCAGCTCGATGCCCTCGGTCCTGCGCCCGCCGAGCCACCAGTACCAGCCCGCGCCCGCCGCGAGCCGCATCGCCGCCTGCGCCTCGCCCGCCGCGAGTGCGCCGCGCATCGCCGCAACGATGTTGTCGTGCTCGGCTTCGAGCGTGGCCAGCCAGTCCAGTTGCTCGGCGCGGCGCAGGTGCGGCTCCGCGGTCTCGGTGAGCTCGGTGAAGCAGGCCAGGTGCGCGTGGCGCGCCAGGTCCGATTCCCCCGCCTCGGCGAGCCGGTGACCGGCGTACTCCTTGATCGTGCCGATCATGCGGTAGCGCGGGGCGCTGTCGCCGTCGGCGAGCAGCAGCGACTTCTCGGTCAGGGCGGTGAGCAGTTCGAGCACCTGCCCCTGCTCGACGACGTCCCCTGCGGCGTTCCTCGCGGCGTCCCTCGCGGCGTCTGTCGCGGTGCCTGTCGCGCCGCCCCCCGCGGCGTCTGTCGCGGAGTCCCCCGCGCAGACCCGTTCGGCCGCTTCCAGGCTCGCGCCGCCGACGAACACCGAGAGCCTGCGCAGGACCGCACGCTCGGCGTCGGTGAGCAGTTCCCAGCTCCAGTCGACCGCCGCGCGCAGCGTCCGGTGGCGCGGCAGCGCGGTACGGCTTCCGCTCGTCAGCAGCCGGAACCGGTCGTCGAGCCGGTTGGCGAGCTGGTCGACCGACATGGTGCGCAGGCCGGCCGCGGCCAGTTCGATCGCCAGCGGCATCCCGTCCAGCGCCCGGCAGATGCGCACCATCGTCGCCAGCGTGCGGTCGTCGGCCACCAGGTCCCGGCGCACCGCCCCGGCCCGGTTCCGCAGCAGTTGAACGGCGGGTGAGGACTCGATCTCCCGCGGGCCCGCGTCCCTCCCCGGCAGGGCCAGCGGCTCGATCTGCCAGAGCGCCTCCCCGGTGATGCCGAGCGGTTCCCGGCTCGTCGCCAGGATCCGCAGCCGCCGGCACTCCCCGAGCACCCGGTGGGCGAACACCGCCGCGGACTCGATCACATGCTCGCAGTTGTCCAGGATCAGCAGCATCTCCCGCCCGCGGATCGCGGCGATGAGCCGGTCCGTCAGCTCGGCGTTCGGGGGCCCGCCGAGCAGGGCGTCCCGCAGGCCCAGTCCGGCGAGCGTCGCCTGCGCCACTTCGCCGTCCGCGCCGATGGCGGCGAGCTCCACCAGCCAGGCTCCGTCCGGCAGTTCGCCCAGCAGGGTGCGCGCGGCCTCGGTGGCCAGCCTGGTCTTGCCCGAGCCGCCCGGTCCGATCACGGTGGTGAGCCGGTGCTCGGCGATGAGCTCGCGGACCGCTGCGACATCGGCGCCCCTGCCGACGAAGGTGGTCAGCTCGGCGCGCAGGTTGGTCCTACGGCTCGCTTCCCCCCGGCCAAGCTCTCCCGGCCCCTGTTCTCCGCCGCCCGGTTCTCCGCGGCCCGCCTCTCCCGGCCCCGGTTCTCCCCGGCCGGCCTCGGCGCGCCCCGGCACGCCCCGACCCAACTCGCCCCGCAGCAGGGCGACATGCAGCGCTGCCAGCTCGGGCGAGGGGCCGACACCCAGCGCGTCGTCCAGGGCCTCCCTCGCACGCTGGTACGCCAGCAGCGCCTCACTGTCACGGCCGGCCGCGACGAGGGCGCGCATCAGCGCGGCGACGAACCGCTCCCGCAGCGGGTGCGCGGCCACCAGGTCGGTCAGCTCCGCGACCACCTCCGCACCGCGCCCGATGGCGACCTCCGCCTCGAACCTCTCCTCGGCGGCGGTCAGGCGCAACCCGTCGAGCCGGACGACCACGGCGTCGAACGCGTCGCTGTCCCGCAGACCGATGTCCTGCATGGCGTCACCGCGCCACAGCTCAAGGGCCTCACGCAGCAGCCGCACCCGCCGGGAAACGTCCTCGGTGCGGGCTGCCCGGCCCGCGATGACGAGGCGTTCGAACCGTACGGCGTCGACGGCGTCGGGCTCCACCGCCAGCCGGTAGCCGTCCGTATGCCCTTCGATCACCCCGTACGGCAGCGCCTTCCGCAGCCGGGACACCAAGCGGTGCAGGGCGTTCGTCGCGTCGGCGGGCGGGCGCTCCCCCCAGATCCAGTCGACGAGCGACGCCTTCGGGACCGCCTGGCCCGGCTTGAGGGCGAGGGCGATCAGCACTGCGCGCAACCGCGCGCCCGGCACGTCGACCAAGGCGCCGTCGTCCGTGCGAACCTCGAATGGACCCAGCATCCTGATCTGCACCCGCTGAGTCTGCCATGGGCGCCTGCCATCGGCCGCTGGCAGGCGCCCAGTTGCTGCTGAGGGGCTGCTGCCAGGCTTCGGCGCGGCTACGCCTTCGGCGTCTGGGAGATCCGCACCATGTTGCCGGAGGGGTCACGGAACGCGCAGTCGCGCGGGCCCCAGGGCTGCTCGATGGGCTCCTGGAGCACCTCGGCACCGGACTCCAGCATCTTCTCGAAGGTCGC
This genomic interval carries:
- a CDS encoding MFS transporter, which translates into the protein MSSTITSGQRLVLASVCAVAVSTIYAIQPVLEGAGSDLGLAESTLGWLVAIGQLGYFAGLVLLVPLGDVLDRRKLIVGHLILAGAGATITSLAPSGVIAGAGLAVAGLFAVVVQITVAYVAATSPAGERGRNIGTVTSGVVLGILGVRVLAGVLGDSVGWRAVYAVLAVLCIALALIAHLTLHPDVRPVRARYRDVLATPVRLVVTDRLFLSRGLIAFFLFASFGTLWSGLALPLGAAPWHLGTSAIGLFGLAGLIGAVAASRAGVWADAGHARTVTGWSLALLAASWMLTTRTTPTLWLLVMGVVLLDFAVQAVHVSNQHLLTAAHPERSSSVIGAYMAFYSLGSALGATTTTWAYTSAGWWASCLLGAVYAVAALAVWALARHVTASPLTTPVPEELAGP
- a CDS encoding ATP-binding cassette domain-containing protein; translation: MKTSAIAVSGLRKAYGDKVVLDGIDFDVAAGSVFSMLGPNGAGKTTTVNVLTTLMKADAGTVRIAGHDVATATRDVRPLIGVTGQFAAVDELLTGRENLQLMADLKRVRSGDRVVTRLLERFDLVESAQKMVSTYSGGMRRKLDLAMTLVGSPQIIFLDEPTTGLDPRSRRTMWGIVRELVADGTTIFLTTQYLEEADQLADRIAVLNNGHLVAQGTPEELKRQIPGTHVRLRFAGLHELDAAARVLAGSTRDDEELTLRVAGDGTSRSLRALLDRLDEHALDAAEFSVHTPDLDDVFLALTEHTSTSTDANANANTDTSTSTSTSTSTSTNTAATTEEMAQ
- a CDS encoding AfsR/SARP family transcriptional regulator translates to MQIRMLGPFEVRTDDGALVDVPGARLRAVLIALALKPGQAVPKASLVDWIWGERPPADATNALHRLVSRLRKALPYGVIEGHTDGYRLAVEPDAVDAVRFERLVIAGRAARTEDVSRRVRLLREALELWRGDAMQDIGLRDSDAFDAVVVRLDGLRLTAAEERFEAEVAIGRGAEVVAELTDLVAAHPLRERFVAALMRALVAAGRDSEALLAYQRAREALDDALGVGPSPELAALHVALLRGELGRGVPGRAEAGRGEPGPGEAGRGEPGGGEQGPGELGRGEASRRTNLRAELTTFVGRGADVAAVRELIAEHRLTTVIGPGGSGKTRLATEAARTLLGELPDGAWLVELAAIGADGEVAQATLAGLGLRDALLGGPPNAELTDRLIAAIRGREMLLILDNCEHVIESAAVFAHRVLGECRRLRILATSREPLGITGEALWQIEPLALPGRDAGPREIESSPAVQLLRNRAGAVRRDLVADDRTLATMVRICRALDGMPLAIELAAAGLRTMSVDQLANRLDDRFRLLTSGSRTALPRHRTLRAAVDWSWELLTDAERAVLRRLSVFVGGASLEAAERVCAGDSATDAAGGGATGTATDAARDAARNAAGDVVEQGQVLELLTALTEKSLLLADGDSAPRYRMIGTIKEYAGHRLAEAGESDLARHAHLACFTELTETAEPHLRRAEQLDWLATLEAEHDNIVAAMRGALAAGEAQAAMRLAAGAGWYWWLGGRRTEGIELITAATRTPGEVTDDVRAMVYALVVLFVSSGRGDEHQAAEWIHQAYRYSRSGGHSRRYPLLGLVDALERMVQEPGAFLTAFEPLLDDEDPWVRALARLHLGKMRIMAGQGGRDADTYLEMALAEFRALGERFGISFAQTELADRMAVRGEFADACAYYEQAIAVVTEVGATEDVIRMRSRQAQLYWLLGDEGACAAAIAEAERFAERVTWPDALAELALAKAELARWSGDAEEARRQLDVATAELGEEARHAHHRAVAHDLLGYLADDLGEARAHRAAACEAAAEAGHVPLIAHVLVGAADLALRRDEPEQAARLLAASADVRGLPYRSHPDVARIEQAARSRLGDARFAEAALEGTRSDWSRLVEVTLAS
- a CDS encoding ABC transporter substrate-binding protein, which encodes MNTPPSPSSSLSSSSSPLPMSPEAGRAEGSSVRIGALVPLTRPGWVEAGRHLLSGLQLAVGEVNDAGGILGRPLELVVRDTAADPQKAAAAVDELARLGVVAVAGEYHSVVARAAAARADALGLPFLCSSAVLDALTEEPTQWVARLAPAQSHGWQIYADFLLGAGHTRIAIAAEPSVYWASGARILRDYLAPRGGTVTELDARALAPAALCDALVDQRATALLLLVGHPDPAVPIVKSVRRDQRLAEIMIGAPAGQPEFAEWAALLGDDGAAIPFLRYLPERLGPLGVRVGTALREGLGEAPSFVAFEGYDTVTVLADVLRSHGADRARTAEAWPGVAVEGTRGPIRFSRTPGISVWQWAWTPVQVVDRDPAEPGRFRVLHTG
- a CDS encoding ABC transporter permease yields the protein MSTVPMPLADSAIMLRRNLKHNLRNPTTVFNAVLFPIVMMLMFVKVFGGAFDVGVDYIDYATPGLLVMAISYGLGATSTAVNSDMTTGVINRFKVMDVSRGAVLTGHVIVTAVRCLVACAAIIGVAFAMGFAPDASALDWLGVIGLIVLLSFAAGWLTVALGLAAKTAESAGLAAVPLIMLPFLSSAFVPADSMGAGVRQFAEYQPFTPIIETLRGLLAGHPSGGDAIAALAWCVGFLVLGYVWAVSTFKKRA
- a CDS encoding winged helix-turn-helix transcriptional regulator, which codes for MMDAVPTDQKGTDLQRNDPNWADQKWTDPACPVARAVDLVGDRWSLLIVRDAMDGAASFTDFLGRLGVARNILSDRLRKLTAHGILATSTPPGAKRHTYQLTDAGRELFTIIAALRQWGERHAFAPGEDHSVLTDRDGREVPRFHVLDRSGRPVTATTSHVRKVGEQRP